The following are from one region of the Rhizobium sullae genome:
- a CDS encoding cupin domain-containing protein: MDAKSKPTCHIIRPSHAYSGKQGLSYFEGIAAETVGAKGICMHLLTIPPGVRAKAHLHEAHETAIYMLSGEAHTWYGEELEHHVVVHAGELFYIPAGVPHLPANLSSTPCTAIIARTDPNEQESVVLLPELDKIVPA, encoded by the coding sequence ATGGACGCGAAGTCAAAGCCCACCTGCCACATCATTCGCCCCAGCCACGCCTATAGCGGCAAGCAGGGGTTGAGCTACTTCGAAGGCATCGCCGCCGAGACGGTCGGCGCGAAGGGCATCTGCATGCATCTTTTGACAATCCCGCCGGGCGTTCGCGCCAAGGCGCATCTGCACGAGGCGCATGAAACGGCGATCTACATGCTCTCCGGCGAAGCGCATACCTGGTATGGCGAAGAGCTGGAGCATCATGTCGTTGTCCATGCCGGCGAGCTGTTCTACATTCCGGCGGGCGTCCCGCACCTGCCCGCCAATCTCAGCAGCACGCCTTGCACGGCGATCATCGCGCGCACCGATCCCAATGAGCAGGAGAGCGTCGTCCTGCTGCCCGAACTCGACAAGATCGTGCCGGCGTGA
- a CDS encoding ABC transporter ATP-binding protein: MQASVVSAKDLCLTYQTNDGPVHALSDVNLDVRKGDFVSFIGPSGCGKTTFLRVIADLEKRTSGEITVNGMTPDEARKARAYGYVFQAPALYPWRTIEKNIALPLEIMGYAAADRKKRIAGALDLVNLAGFEKKFPWQLSGGMQQRASIARALAFDADLLLMDEPFGALDEIVRDHLNEELLKLWSRTNKTICFVTHSIPEAVYLSTKIIVMSPRPGRVTDVIDSTLPAERPLDIRETPEFLEIAHRVREGLRAGHSYEE; encoded by the coding sequence ATGCAAGCATCCGTCGTATCCGCAAAGGATCTCTGTCTCACCTACCAGACGAATGACGGCCCGGTGCATGCGCTGAGCGATGTCAATCTCGATGTCCGCAAGGGCGACTTCGTCTCCTTCATCGGTCCGTCGGGCTGCGGCAAGACGACGTTCCTGCGCGTCATCGCCGATCTGGAGAAGAGGACATCGGGCGAAATCACCGTCAACGGCATGACGCCGGACGAAGCCCGCAAGGCACGCGCCTATGGCTACGTCTTCCAGGCGCCGGCGCTCTACCCCTGGCGGACAATCGAGAAGAACATCGCGCTCCCCCTCGAAATCATGGGCTATGCCGCCGCAGACCGGAAGAAGCGCATCGCCGGGGCGCTGGATCTCGTCAACCTTGCCGGCTTCGAGAAAAAGTTCCCCTGGCAGCTTTCCGGCGGCATGCAGCAGCGCGCGTCGATCGCCCGCGCGCTCGCCTTCGATGCCGACCTGTTGCTGATGGACGAACCCTTCGGCGCACTCGACGAAATCGTCCGCGACCACCTGAACGAAGAGCTTTTGAAGCTCTGGTCGCGCACCAACAAGACGATCTGCTTCGTCACCCATTCGATCCCCGAAGCCGTCTATCTCTCCACGAAGATCATCGTCATGTCCCCACGGCCCGGCCGCGTCACCGACGTGATCGACTCCACGCTTCCCGCCGAACGCCCGCTCGACATCCGCGAAACCCCGGAATTCCTGGAAATCGCCCACCGCGTGCGTGAGGGGCTGAGAGCGGGGCATAGCTATGAGGAATAG
- a CDS encoding ABC transporter permease: MTPDTLKDKVIPVLTILLALVVFWYVAAVLMNAPFQRDMDQRGNVAPATMEFIGKTLSQPKPILPAPHQVANSVFKNTFLRKLSSNRSLIYHAGVTLSSTVVGFALGTLLGIAIAVGIVHIKTLDRSLMPWIIASQTVPILAIAPMVIVVLGAINITGLIPKALISTYLSFFPVAVGMVKGLRSPEIMHLDLMRTYNATALQTFWKLRVPASIPFLFTSMKVAIAASLVGAIVGELPTGAVAGIGSKLLAGSYYSQTIDIWAALVAGSVLAATLVAIVGLVAKIVDRAMGGRPA, from the coding sequence ATGACCCCCGACACCCTCAAGGACAAAGTCATCCCCGTCCTGACGATCCTGCTGGCGCTCGTCGTCTTCTGGTATGTCGCAGCGGTCTTGATGAACGCGCCCTTCCAGCGCGACATGGACCAGCGCGGCAACGTCGCCCCCGCCACGATGGAATTCATCGGCAAGACGCTCTCGCAGCCGAAGCCGATCCTGCCGGCGCCGCATCAGGTGGCGAACAGCGTCTTCAAGAACACCTTCCTGCGAAAACTCTCCAGCAATCGCAGTCTAATCTATCATGCCGGCGTAACGCTGTCCTCCACCGTCGTCGGCTTTGCGCTCGGAACCCTGCTCGGCATCGCAATCGCCGTCGGCATCGTGCACATCAAGACGCTCGACCGCAGCCTGATGCCGTGGATCATCGCATCGCAGACGGTGCCGATCCTGGCGATCGCGCCGATGGTCATCGTGGTGCTCGGCGCAATCAACATCACCGGCCTGATTCCGAAGGCGCTGATCTCGACTTATCTCTCCTTCTTCCCCGTCGCCGTTGGCATGGTCAAGGGCCTGCGCTCGCCGGAGATCATGCATCTCGACCTGATGCGCACCTATAATGCGACCGCATTGCAGACCTTCTGGAAGCTGCGTGTCCCGGCCTCGATCCCGTTCCTCTTTACATCGATGAAGGTGGCGATCGCCGCAAGTCTCGTCGGCGCAATCGTCGGCGAACTTCCGACCGGGGCCGTCGCCGGCATCGGTTCGAAGCTTCTCGCCGGTTCCTACTACAGCCAGACGATCGATATCTGGGCGGCACTCGTGGCGGGCTCGGTGCTGGCGGCCACGCTTGTCGCGATCGTCGGCCTCGTGGCAAAGATCGTTGATCGCGCCATGGGCGGGAGACCGGCATGA
- a CDS encoding ABC transporter permease → MKNLGVSWQAVIALFLCAVALLSLPLLSKGAPHPFSDERVMLVMVIVAASALISMAPLPGLYSATVLLIGTHEAAWMLLSGIAGNEGMAAKSFFLLIAACWLLAWRCVTVLSKLNPASNFASSFLRLLIPAIFGAWILILWETATRGAGIPFVLLPPPSAIGARIAGSLTILGDDVRQTIFKAVLIGYSVGCASGFIVAILADRVAFLRRGLLPIGNMVSALPIIGVAPIMVMWFGFDWPSKAAVVIIMTFFPMLVNTVAGLAASGNMERDLMRTYASNYWQTLLKLRLPAAMPFVFNALKINSTLALIGAIVAEFFGTPIVGMGFRISTEIGRMNVDMVWAEIAVAALAGSIFYGAVALAERAVTFWHPSIRGG, encoded by the coding sequence ATGAAGAACCTGGGTGTCTCCTGGCAGGCGGTGATCGCGCTTTTTCTCTGCGCAGTGGCGCTGCTCTCGCTACCGCTCCTCAGCAAAGGCGCGCCCCACCCCTTCAGCGATGAAAGGGTGATGCTTGTCATGGTTATCGTCGCGGCATCCGCCCTCATTTCCATGGCACCCCTGCCGGGGCTCTATTCCGCGACCGTTCTGCTGATCGGCACCCATGAAGCCGCCTGGATGCTGCTCTCCGGCATAGCCGGCAACGAGGGCATGGCGGCGAAGTCCTTCTTCCTTCTGATCGCCGCCTGCTGGCTGCTCGCCTGGCGCTGCGTCACCGTGCTTTCCAAGCTCAACCCTGCCTCGAATTTCGCAAGCTCGTTCCTGCGCCTGCTGATCCCAGCGATCTTCGGCGCCTGGATCCTCATCCTCTGGGAAACGGCGACCCGCGGTGCGGGCATTCCTTTCGTCCTCCTGCCGCCGCCAAGCGCCATCGGCGCCCGCATCGCGGGATCGCTGACGATCCTCGGCGACGACGTGCGCCAGACGATCTTCAAGGCCGTGCTGATTGGCTACTCCGTCGGCTGCGCCAGTGGCTTCATCGTCGCGATCCTGGCCGATCGCGTGGCGTTCCTGCGCCGTGGCCTGCTGCCAATCGGCAATATGGTCTCGGCACTGCCAATCATCGGCGTGGCGCCGATCATGGTCATGTGGTTCGGCTTCGACTGGCCGTCGAAGGCTGCCGTCGTCATCATCATGACCTTCTTCCCGATGCTGGTGAATACCGTCGCGGGACTGGCCGCCTCGGGCAACATGGAGCGCGACCTGATGCGCACCTATGCCTCCAACTACTGGCAGACGCTGCTGAAGCTTCGGCTTCCCGCCGCCATGCCTTTCGTTTTCAACGCACTGAAGATCAACTCGACGCTGGCGCTGATTGGTGCCATCGTTGCGGAATTCTTCGGAACGCCGATCGTCGGCATGGGCTTCCGCATCTCCACCGAGATCGGCCGCATGAATGTCGACATGGTCTGGGCTGAAATCGCCGTTGCGGCGCTGGCGGGCTCGATCTTCTATGGGGCCGTCGCCCTCGCCGAAAGGGCGGTGACTTTCTGGCATCCGTCTATCCGTGGTGGCTAG
- a CDS encoding ABC transporter substrate-binding protein, with translation MKKLMVAMMASAMSLAAAHAMAADKVTLQLKWVTQSQFAGYYVAKEKGYYEEEGLDVDIKPGGPDIAPEQVIAGGGADVIVDWMGGALVAREKGVPLVNIAQPFQKSGMEMICRKDGPVKTEADFKGRTLGVWFFGNEYPFFAWMNKIGLKTDGGPDGVTVLKQSFDVQPLLQKQADCISVMTYNEYWQAIDAGFKPEELIVFNYTEMGNDLLEDGLYAMEDKLKDPAFKEKMVKFVKASMKGWKYSTENPDEAAEIVVDAGGQDENHQKRMMGEVAKLIGNGTGKLDTALYDRTAKALLDQKIINKEPTGAWTHDITDAAAK, from the coding sequence ATGAAAAAACTGATGGTTGCAATGATGGCAAGCGCAATGTCGCTCGCCGCAGCCCATGCAATGGCTGCCGACAAGGTGACCCTGCAGCTGAAATGGGTTACCCAGAGTCAGTTCGCCGGCTATTACGTCGCCAAGGAGAAGGGCTATTACGAGGAAGAGGGCCTCGACGTTGATATCAAGCCGGGCGGCCCGGATATCGCGCCCGAACAGGTCATCGCCGGCGGCGGCGCCGATGTGATCGTCGACTGGATGGGCGGCGCGCTGGTTGCCCGCGAAAAGGGCGTGCCGCTCGTCAACATCGCCCAGCCCTTCCAGAAGTCGGGCATGGAAATGATCTGCCGCAAGGACGGCCCGGTGAAAACCGAAGCCGACTTCAAGGGCCGCACCCTCGGTGTCTGGTTCTTTGGCAACGAGTATCCGTTCTTCGCCTGGATGAACAAGATCGGCCTGAAGACCGACGGCGGCCCTGATGGCGTGACCGTCCTGAAGCAGAGCTTCGACGTGCAGCCGCTGCTCCAGAAGCAGGCAGACTGCATCTCCGTCATGACCTACAATGAATACTGGCAGGCGATCGATGCGGGCTTCAAGCCGGAAGAGCTGATCGTCTTCAACTACACGGAAATGGGCAACGATCTTCTCGAAGACGGCCTCTATGCGATGGAAGACAAGCTCAAGGACCCGGCTTTCAAGGAAAAGATGGTCAAGTTCGTCAAGGCGTCGATGAAGGGCTGGAAATACTCAACAGAAAATCCGGATGAAGCAGCCGAAATCGTCGTCGATGCCGGCGGCCAGGACGAGAACCACCAGAAGCGCATGATGGGCGAAGTCGCCAAGCTGATCGGCAACGGCACCGGCAAGCTCGACACGGCGCTCTACGATCGCACGGCCAAGGCTCTTCTCGACCAGAAGATCATCAACAAGGAGCCTACCGGCGCCTGGACGCACGACATCACGGACGCGGCTGCGAAGTAA
- a CDS encoding efflux RND transporter periplasmic adaptor subunit yields MARTLTILRASTLLIAALAISPAFAQETATTTPQQNLPAIVVTTAKTRALVDRVVATGTVKPVEEVYIQPQVEGLSIRALNADVGDKVAADSTLATLNDDALLLQKSQMEATKAKGEATLAQLRAQLVEAEANAEQARQQQARAREMVKKGTVSTATVEQADATAASANARVKSAEQAIMVAQADLKVVDSQIADTDLRLARTDVRTPVAGTVSAKNAKVGAIALGSGDPLFTVIRDNDIELVAEVGESDIIKIEPGQKATISLAGSRDKLSGSVRLVSPTVDPTTRLGLVHILIDDDRKARSGMYGSAEIIMRTAENVALPLSAVLTSSEGSSARRVEDGVVRFAKVETGIQDGAYIEIVKGLKDGDEVVAKAGAYVRDGDRITPVREQPAASN; encoded by the coding sequence ATGGCACGCACGCTCACAATACTACGCGCCTCCACCCTTCTGATCGCCGCGCTCGCGATATCTCCCGCCTTCGCGCAGGAAACTGCAACCACGACGCCACAGCAGAACCTGCCGGCAATCGTCGTGACCACCGCCAAGACGCGCGCGCTCGTTGACCGCGTGGTGGCGACCGGCACAGTGAAGCCGGTCGAGGAAGTCTATATCCAACCGCAGGTTGAGGGCCTTTCGATCCGCGCGTTGAATGCCGATGTCGGCGACAAGGTTGCGGCAGACAGCACGCTTGCGACGCTGAATGACGACGCGCTGCTCCTGCAGAAGAGCCAGATGGAGGCAACGAAAGCAAAGGGCGAGGCGACGCTCGCGCAGTTGCGGGCACAATTGGTCGAAGCAGAGGCGAATGCCGAGCAGGCCCGCCAGCAACAGGCCCGCGCGCGGGAAATGGTGAAGAAGGGCACGGTGTCCACTGCGACTGTGGAACAGGCGGACGCCACCGCCGCTTCGGCCAATGCCCGCGTGAAATCTGCCGAACAGGCTATCATGGTTGCCCAGGCGGATCTCAAGGTTGTCGACAGCCAGATCGCCGACACGGACTTGAGGCTTGCCCGCACCGATGTGAGGACGCCGGTTGCAGGTACGGTTTCGGCGAAGAACGCCAAGGTCGGCGCGATCGCCCTTGGCTCGGGCGATCCGCTCTTCACCGTCATCCGCGACAACGACATCGAACTGGTCGCCGAGGTCGGCGAGAGCGATATCATCAAAATCGAACCGGGCCAGAAGGCGACGATCTCGCTTGCCGGCAGCCGCGACAAGCTTTCTGGTTCCGTACGTCTCGTTTCGCCGACCGTCGATCCGACGACGCGCCTTGGCCTCGTCCATATTCTGATCGATGATGACAGGAAGGCGCGCTCCGGCATGTACGGCAGCGCCGAAATTATCATGAGAACGGCCGAGAACGTGGCTTTGCCGCTTTCGGCGGTCCTGACGAGCAGCGAAGGCTCGTCCGCCCGCAGGGTCGAAGACGGAGTTGTGAGATTCGCCAAAGTAGAGACCGGCATCCAGGACGGCGCCTATATTGAGATCGTGAAGGGCCTGAAGGACGGCGACGAAGTCGTCGCCAAGGCCGGCGCCTATGTGCGCGACGGCGACCGCATTACGCCGGTTCGCGAACAGCCCGCTGCTTCCAACTGA
- a CDS encoding efflux RND transporter permease subunit, which translates to MNFSAWSIRNPVAPLLLFALLLFVGIQSFYKLPITRFPNIDVPLVSITVTQSGASPAELEMQVTKEIEDAVASINGIDEIQSTVTDGQSQTNVMFRMEVPTEQAVQDTKDAIDRIRSDLPANVEEPIVAKVDVEGQAIQTFAVSSPDMTLEELSWFVDDTIKRALQGQAGIGRVDRYGGADREVRIELNPDKLNAYGITAASVNQQLHGTNVDLGSGRGQVAGSEQAIRVLGDARNVAELANTTIALPNGRFVKLAELGAIKDTYQEPKSFSRFDDTPVVTFGVFRAKGASEVSVAETVAQSLDKVRAENPNVGIELINDSVYFTYGNYEAALHTLMEGALLAVVVVFLFLKNWRATLISAIALPLSAIPTFWIMDLMGFSLNLVSFLALTLATGILVDDAIVEIENIARHIKMGKTPYRAAIEAADEIGLAVIATTFTIIAVFVPVSFMPGIPGQYFIQFGLTVAFSVFFSLVVARLITPMMAAYLMRAQDAQDDHHDNDGLFFRGYTRLVRATTGHWWSRYATLFAAIGFLVGSVALLAQVPGSFLPPEDASRIVLSVELPPNAKLEDTEQTSNAIYNRVKDINGVESVFVLGGASPKGDLELRRATITLTLFKLDHSLVKRVVNDVFGSFPVIGPYLPKVEVHGRERPQWDIEKEVFAKVKDIPDVRILKLNDRGERDLSFNFLSKNEKDLNEAVGLLESKLRADPLLANVSAEGALPRPELQVRPRKDQAARLGITPEQISDTIRVATIGDIDAALAKINLDDRQIPIRVQTALDMRRDLAAIRALKIQTASGAIVPLSTVADIDYSEGASSVKRNNRNRVVAIGSDLPQGVALDTASARFLQIVKDTAIPSTVQLAESGDTKVQKEMQQSFVNAMLMGLMMVLAVLILLFKDVIQPFTILFSLPLAIGGVAVALIITNNPLSMPVLIGNLMLMGIVTKNAILLVDFAIEMRRRGMERVEAMVEAGRKRAQPIIMTSIAMSAGMLPSALGVGEGGSFRAPMAIAVIGGIIVSTVLSLVVVPSFFLIMDDLSLLLRWLFGRLVGKKDQEELAMSREELTEAIGSLSERVEAIENPEGKRKSANANDKNVVRLPPFAAE; encoded by the coding sequence ATGAACTTTTCAGCCTGGTCCATCCGAAATCCCGTAGCGCCGCTGCTGCTTTTCGCTCTGCTGCTTTTTGTCGGCATTCAGTCCTTCTATAAGCTGCCGATCACGCGCTTCCCGAACATTGACGTGCCGCTCGTCTCGATCACCGTGACGCAGAGCGGCGCTTCGCCTGCCGAACTCGAAATGCAGGTGACAAAGGAAATCGAAGACGCCGTCGCCTCGATCAACGGCATCGACGAAATCCAGTCTACGGTCACCGACGGCCAGTCACAAACCAACGTGATGTTCCGCATGGAAGTGCCGACGGAGCAGGCAGTCCAGGACACCAAGGACGCGATCGACCGCATCCGCAGCGATCTTCCGGCCAATGTCGAGGAACCGATCGTCGCCAAGGTCGACGTCGAAGGCCAGGCAATCCAGACCTTCGCAGTCTCCTCGCCGGACATGACGCTCGAGGAACTCTCCTGGTTCGTCGATGACACGATCAAGCGCGCCCTGCAGGGTCAGGCCGGCATCGGCCGTGTGGATCGCTACGGCGGCGCCGACCGCGAAGTGCGCATCGAGCTCAACCCCGACAAGCTGAACGCCTACGGCATCACCGCCGCCAGCGTGAACCAGCAGCTGCACGGCACCAACGTCGACCTCGGTTCCGGGCGCGGTCAGGTGGCCGGCAGCGAGCAGGCGATCCGCGTTCTCGGCGATGCCCGCAATGTCGCGGAACTCGCCAATACGACGATCGCGCTGCCGAACGGCCGCTTCGTCAAGCTCGCCGAGCTCGGCGCCATCAAGGACACCTATCAGGAGCCGAAGTCCTTCTCGCGCTTCGACGATACGCCCGTCGTTACCTTCGGCGTCTTCCGTGCTAAGGGCGCCAGCGAAGTCAGTGTCGCCGAAACGGTGGCGCAAAGCCTCGACAAGGTGCGCGCGGAAAACCCGAATGTCGGCATCGAACTGATCAATGATTCCGTCTATTTTACCTACGGCAACTATGAAGCGGCCCTCCACACTTTGATGGAAGGTGCGCTGCTGGCGGTTGTCGTCGTGTTCCTGTTCCTGAAGAACTGGCGCGCGACGCTGATTTCGGCGATCGCTCTCCCCCTGTCGGCGATCCCAACCTTCTGGATCATGGACCTGATGGGCTTCTCGCTGAACCTCGTCAGCTTCCTCGCCCTCACGCTCGCGACGGGTATTCTCGTCGACGATGCGATCGTGGAAATCGAGAACATCGCCCGGCACATCAAGATGGGCAAGACACCTTATCGGGCTGCGATCGAAGCGGCGGACGAAATCGGCCTCGCCGTTATCGCCACGACGTTCACGATCATCGCCGTCTTCGTGCCGGTGTCGTTCATGCCGGGCATTCCCGGCCAGTACTTCATCCAGTTCGGCCTGACGGTCGCCTTCTCGGTGTTCTTCTCGCTCGTCGTGGCACGCCTCATCACGCCGATGATGGCGGCTTACTTGATGCGCGCCCAGGACGCCCAGGACGACCATCACGACAATGACGGCCTCTTCTTCCGCGGCTATACGCGTCTCGTGCGTGCCACGACCGGCCACTGGTGGTCGCGCTATGCGACGCTGTTTGCGGCGATCGGCTTCCTGGTCGGCTCGGTCGCGCTGCTTGCCCAGGTTCCCGGCAGCTTCCTGCCGCCGGAAGACGCCTCGCGTATCGTGCTCTCCGTCGAGTTGCCGCCGAATGCGAAGCTCGAAGACACCGAACAGACGTCCAACGCGATCTATAACAGGGTCAAGGACATCAACGGGGTCGAAAGCGTCTTCGTTCTCGGCGGCGCCTCGCCCAAAGGCGATCTCGAACTGCGCCGCGCAACGATCACACTCACGCTCTTCAAGCTGGACCACTCGCTGGTGAAGAGGGTTGTCAACGATGTCTTCGGCTCCTTCCCGGTCATCGGCCCCTACCTGCCAAAGGTCGAAGTTCATGGCCGCGAGCGTCCACAATGGGATATCGAAAAGGAAGTCTTCGCCAAGGTGAAGGATATTCCGGACGTTCGAATCCTGAAGCTCAACGACCGCGGCGAGCGCGACCTGTCGTTCAACTTCCTCTCCAAGAACGAGAAGGACCTGAACGAAGCAGTCGGCCTTCTGGAATCGAAGCTGCGTGCCGATCCGCTGCTGGCAAACGTCAGCGCCGAAGGCGCCCTGCCACGTCCGGAACTGCAGGTTCGTCCGCGCAAGGACCAGGCTGCCCGCCTCGGCATCACGCCGGAGCAGATCTCCGATACGATCCGCGTCGCCACGATCGGCGACATTGATGCGGCGCTCGCCAAGATCAATCTCGACGACCGCCAGATCCCGATCCGGGTTCAGACCGCGCTCGATATGCGGCGCGATCTTGCCGCCATCCGCGCGCTGAAGATCCAGACGGCGAGCGGCGCGATCGTTCCGCTCTCGACCGTGGCTGACATCGACTATTCGGAAGGTGCGAGCTCCGTCAAGCGCAACAACCGCAATCGCGTCGTCGCCATCGGCTCCGACCTGCCGCAAGGCGTGGCTCTCGACACGGCATCGGCGCGCTTCCTGCAGATCGTCAAGGACACCGCTATCCCGTCGACCGTGCAGCTTGCTGAAAGCGGCGACACAAAGGTCCAGAAGGAAATGCAGCAGAGCTTCGTCAACGCGATGCTGATGGGGCTGATGATGGTTCTGGCCGTCCTGATCCTGCTCTTCAAGGATGTGATCCAGCCGTTCACCATCCTGTTCTCGCTGCCGCTGGCTATCGGCGGCGTGGCGGTTGCTCTGATCATCACCAACAATCCGCTCTCGATGCCGGTTCTGATCGGCAACCTGATGCTGATGGGCATCGTGACGAAGAACGCCATCCTGCTCGTCGACTTCGCCATCGAGATGCGCCGCCGGGGCATGGAGCGCGTCGAAGCCATGGTGGAGGCCGGCCGCAAGCGCGCCCAGCCAATCATCATGACCTCGATCGCCATGTCGGCCGGCATGCTGCCCTCGGCACTCGGCGTCGGCGAAGGCGGCTCGTTCCGCGCGCCGATGGCGATCGCCGTGATCGGCGGCATCATCGTCTCGACAGTGCTGTCGCTGGTCGTCGTGCCGTCCTTCTTCCTGATCATGGACGATCTCTCGCTCCTGCTCCGCTGGCTCTTCGGCCGCCTCGTGGGCAAGAAGGATCAGGAAGAGCTGGCAATGTCCCGCGAGGAACTGACGGAAGCCATCGGCTCTCTCTCGGAACGGGTGGAAGCGATCGAGAATCCGGAAGGCAAGCGCAAGAGCGCCAATGCCAACGACAAGAACGTGGTCCGCCTGCCGCCCTTTGCGGCGGAGTGA
- a CDS encoding DUF930 domain-containing protein: MVRPTQLFSAAILADPRSKRAREGMRQLATGERIVQLCNIEAMEQVHRWKAEFKPDFLVAYAMADTKLSGLTLQAEGGAFRSNRHWYNIKFKCEASPDIEKIVAFEFSVGEEIPESEWETRFLPADDGQAD; this comes from the coding sequence ATGGTTCGGCCAACACAGCTCTTTTCCGCAGCGATCTTGGCCGATCCGCGAAGCAAGCGGGCACGTGAGGGCATGCGGCAGCTGGCAACCGGCGAACGCATTGTTCAACTCTGCAATATCGAAGCGATGGAGCAGGTCCATAGATGGAAGGCCGAATTCAAGCCGGATTTCCTGGTCGCTTACGCTATGGCGGATACGAAGCTCTCCGGCCTGACTCTTCAAGCCGAAGGCGGCGCGTTTCGAAGCAACCGCCATTGGTACAACATCAAATTCAAATGCGAGGCCTCTCCGGATATCGAGAAGATCGTCGCATTCGAGTTTTCAGTTGGTGAAGAAATTCCGGAAAGCGAGTGGGAGACGCGTTTCCTGCCCGCGGATGACGGCCAGGCCGACTAA
- the ureG gene encoding urease accessory protein UreG, with the protein MKSRNGPLRVGIGGPVGSGKTALTEKLCKALRDDYSVAVVTNDIYTIEDAEALMRMQALPSDRIVGVETGGCPHTAIREDATINLQAIAGLNERIPDLDVVFIESGGDNLAATFSPDLADITIYVISVCQGEEIPRKGGPGITKSDLLVINKKDLAPYVGADLEVMDRDAARMRDRRPFVFSDMKRGDGIGPIVSFLKEQGGL; encoded by the coding sequence ATGAAATCGAGAAACGGACCTCTTCGCGTGGGCATCGGCGGACCTGTCGGCTCCGGAAAGACGGCGCTGACGGAGAAGCTCTGCAAGGCGTTGCGCGACGATTATTCCGTCGCCGTCGTCACCAACGACATCTACACGATCGAGGATGCCGAAGCGCTGATGCGCATGCAGGCGCTGCCGTCGGACCGTATCGTTGGCGTGGAAACCGGCGGTTGCCCGCATACGGCAATCCGCGAGGACGCGACAATCAATCTGCAGGCGATCGCCGGTCTCAATGAGCGTATTCCGGATCTCGATGTCGTTTTCATCGAGTCCGGCGGCGACAATCTGGCAGCGACGTTTTCGCCCGATCTGGCCGATATCACCATCTATGTGATCTCCGTTTGCCAAGGCGAAGAAATCCCTCGCAAGGGCGGGCCGGGCATCACAAAATCGGACCTGCTGGTGATCAACAAGAAGGACCTCGCACCCTATGTCGGCGCCGATCTTGAGGTCATGGACCGCGACGCGGCGCGCATGCGCGACAGGCGCCCGTTCGTCTTCTCCGACATGAAGCGCGGCGACGGCATCGGCCCAATCGTCAGCTTCTTGAAGGAGCAGGGCGGGCTCTGA
- a CDS encoding urease accessory protein UreF, whose product MSRSGDLQGLLRLMAWLSPAFPVGSFAYSGGLERAVHDRLVTDAASLDGWIETLVSHGSIWNDAVLFAASWRMQSDAAELANLAALAEAFAGSRERHQETMLLGDAFLAAARAWPDTVFDRLPRAAAYPVAVGAAASAHGIALQKALAAFLHAYVSQSVSAGIRLGVAGQKDGVAILARLEEAIAATAHRASCSTLDDLGSAAVQADIASLRHETQTTRLFRS is encoded by the coding sequence ATGAGCCGGAGCGGCGACCTACAGGGCTTGCTGCGTCTCATGGCATGGCTCTCGCCGGCCTTTCCGGTCGGCTCGTTCGCCTATTCCGGCGGCCTCGAGCGCGCCGTCCATGACAGGCTCGTCACCGATGCGGCCTCGCTGGACGGATGGATCGAAACACTGGTTTCCCACGGGAGCATCTGGAACGATGCCGTGCTCTTTGCAGCGAGCTGGCGGATGCAATCGGATGCAGCGGAGCTTGCGAACCTTGCCGCCTTGGCGGAGGCCTTTGCTGGGTCGCGGGAGCGCCATCAGGAGACTATGCTGCTCGGCGACGCCTTTCTGGCGGCGGCACGCGCCTGGCCCGATACCGTCTTCGATCGGCTGCCGCGGGCCGCTGCCTATCCCGTTGCCGTCGGCGCAGCCGCCAGCGCTCATGGCATAGCGCTGCAAAAGGCACTCGCGGCCTTCCTGCATGCTTATGTCTCGCAGTCAGTCTCGGCCGGCATCCGGCTCGGCGTCGCCGGACAAAAGGACGGCGTCGCCATCCTGGCGCGGTTGGAAGAGGCGATCGCCGCAACTGCGCATAGGGCCTCCTGTTCGACGCTCGACGATCTGGGTTCGGCGGCGGTTCAGGCGGATATCGCCTCGCTGCGGCACGAGACGCAGACGACGAGGCTCTTCCGCTCCTGA